In a single window of the Salvelinus namaycush isolate Seneca chromosome 6, SaNama_1.0, whole genome shotgun sequence genome:
- the LOC120049443 gene encoding butyrophilin subfamily 1 member A1-like, with translation MPPCVIEKDSSRALYTVMWLCILAAWCVSLSTATSDMFTCSVPEDPVSVRLGHVATMPCWLTPSMNAEGLEVRWYRPKDFDNPVLLYSERKIQEASQQSQYVGRTSLGLREVTSVGLKGGDVTLKLVNVTLRDQGEYVCYVSSNQDYETASVFLNVTVMGSPPLLSAVRTDADSVNVSCVSHGWKPRPRLQWSDGRQTLKPEKLEYSSGAHGLVSAHSWVLSSPSSAPWVSCSLVLSEGEELEGRVDLRNLGSVPETSSGLQTAVIILSLLLLLSVVFVGVLYKKRGNKSTHVPNGDIVDIETMRQAEDFVDIETIETMRLAGVDVTLDPKTAPPYLTVSSSGKVVRDSKDNVCPPGEHAYILGTHGFTSGRRAYWEVRLDKEQVGVKESWWVGLASGSVKRQGDIPATPSNGFWFLSSDKEKGLRLNMTPNILLPANPRPQTLGVYLDYDKGVLSFINVKDNKLIVTVGAMFTGEVFPLFNPGKGDRAPMTILDVSHYKTEPVQVTVSEREGNVSPPAEEAETDALLASNQSHNHQTSESKESL, from the exons ATGCCACCTTGCGTTATTGAAAAAGACAGCTCCAGGGCCCTGTATACA GTTATGTGGCTGTGCATATTGGCAGCttggtgtgtgtctctctccactgcCACTTCTG ACATGTTCACATGTTCGGTACCCGAGGATCCGGTCTCGGTGCGGTTGGGACATGTTGCCACCATGCCATGCTGGCTCACCCCTTCCATGAACGCAGAGGGCCTGGAGGTGCGTTGGTACCGGCCCAAAGATTTCGACAACCCGGTCTTGCTCTACAGCGAGAGAAAGATCCAGGAAGCCTCACAGCAGTCCCAATACGTGGGCCGCACCTCCCTAGGGCTCCGGGAGGTTACGTCAGTAGGGCTGAAGGGAGGGGATGTGACCTTGAAGCTGGTTAATGTCACTCTGAGAGACCAAGGGGAGTATGTGTGCTACGTCAGCAGTAACCAGGACTATGAGACTGCCAGTGTCTTTCTCAACGTAACTG TGATGggcagccctcctctcctctcagcagtcAGAACAGATGCTGACTCTGTGAATGTGAGCTGTGTTTCCCATGGATGGAAGCCAAGGCCCAGGCTACAGTGGTCAGATGGGAGGCAGACTCTGAAACCTGAGAAGCTGGAATACAGCAGTGGTGCCCATGGTCTGGTGTCTGCCCACAGCTGGGTCCTCTCTTCCCCATCCAGTGCTCCCTGGGTATCCTGTTCTCTGGTTCTGTCTGAAGGGGAGGAGTTGGAGGGAAGAGTGGACCTACGGAACCTTGGCTCTGTACCAG AGACTTCATCAGGACTGCAAACAGCTGTCATCATTTTATCTCTGCTTCTGCTCCTGTCCGTTGTCTTCGTCGGTGTGCTCTACAAAAAGAGAG GAAACAAATCAACACATGTGCCTAATGGAG ATATAGTGGACATAGAGACTATGAGACAAGCTGAAG ATTTCGTGgatatagagactatagagactatgAGACTAGCTGGAG TGGATGTCACATTGGATCCCAAGACAGCTCCTCCTTATCTGACAGTTAGTTCATCAGGTAAAGTTGTGAGAGACAGTAAAGATAATGTATGTCCTCCGGGTGAGCATGCTTATATACTTGGAACACATGGTTTTACCTCGGGCAGACGTGCTTACTGGGAGGTTAGACTGGATAAGGAGCAGGTAGGCGTTAAAGAATCCTGGTGGGTTGGACTGGCAAGTGGGTCTGTTAAAAGACAAGGCGATATACCAGCCACACCTTCCAATGGTTTCTGGTTCCTGTCCTCAGACAAAGAGAAAGGCTTACGGCTTAATATGACCCCCAACATCCTACTTCCTGCCAATCCTAGACCTCAGACACTAGGTGTGTATTTGGACTATGACAAAGGAGTACTCTCTTTTATCAACGTAAAAGACAATAAACTGATTGTCACCGTGGGAGCTATGTTCACAGGGGAGGTGTTTCCTCTTTTTAACCCAGGTAAAGGTGACAGAGCCCCTATGACGATATTAGATGTCAGCCACTATAAAACAGAACCTGTACAAGTGACGGTTTCTGAAAGAGAGGGTAATGTCTCTCCACCTGCTGAAGAGGCTGAGACTGATGCCCTTCTAGCTTCTAACCAAAGTCACAATCATCAGACTTCTGAATCCAAAGAGAGTCTTTAA